One Cupriavidus taiwanensis DNA window includes the following coding sequences:
- a CDS encoding GTP cyclohydrolase II gives MSDHIVLTSHARRDKPAEPIHWGAPTAAERGPVIASLGNPAQRNVIGTHAGAYAIYRALAVASGTLQRDHRPDLTDTAPAEAIGPHPQWGDPDKIVSLDPWGHLVSSVFADRIAAGVDIRPTIAVTRAHINMPELVSAIAAGRLKPDGNLLHANGDVRVTKAAVDPVWYLPGMAARFGIKENVLRRSLFEQTGGMFPELVTRPDLKVFLPPIGGMTLYFFGDVSQLGRPETRVACRVHDECNGSDVFGSDICTCRPYLAHGIEVCIEMAQQGGVGLVVYNRKEGRALGEVTKFLVYNARKRQVGGDRAETYFARTECVAGVQDMRFQELMPDVFHWLGIRRIDRWASMSNMKHGALVAQGIEVVEQVAIPEALIPADARVEIDAKVAAGYFTHYTPPDANELALAKGRGLNE, from the coding sequence ATGTCCGACCATATCGTCCTGACTTCGCACGCGCGCCGCGACAAGCCGGCCGAGCCGATCCACTGGGGCGCCCCGACCGCCGCCGAACGTGGACCGGTCATCGCCAGCCTGGGCAACCCGGCGCAGCGCAACGTGATCGGCACCCATGCCGGCGCCTACGCCATCTACCGGGCGCTGGCGGTCGCCTCCGGAACGCTGCAGCGCGACCATCGCCCCGACCTGACCGACACCGCGCCGGCCGAGGCCATCGGCCCCCATCCGCAGTGGGGCGATCCGGACAAGATCGTTTCGCTCGACCCCTGGGGCCACCTGGTTTCCAGCGTCTTTGCCGACCGCATCGCCGCCGGCGTCGATATCCGCCCGACCATCGCCGTGACCCGCGCGCACATCAATATGCCGGAGCTGGTCTCGGCCATCGCCGCGGGCCGGCTCAAGCCGGACGGCAACCTCTTGCATGCCAATGGCGACGTGCGCGTGACCAAGGCGGCGGTCGATCCGGTGTGGTACCTGCCCGGCATGGCGGCGCGTTTCGGCATCAAGGAAAACGTGCTGCGCCGCAGCCTGTTCGAGCAGACCGGCGGCATGTTCCCGGAACTGGTGACGCGGCCGGACCTGAAGGTATTTTTGCCGCCGATCGGCGGCATGACGCTGTATTTCTTCGGCGATGTCAGCCAGCTGGGCAGGCCCGAGACCCGCGTGGCCTGCCGCGTGCACGATGAATGCAACGGATCGGATGTGTTCGGGTCAGACATCTGTACCTGCCGGCCCTACCTGGCACACGGCATCGAGGTGTGCATCGAGATGGCGCAGCAGGGCGGGGTCGGGCTGGTGGTCTACAACCGCAAGGAGGGGCGCGCGCTGGGCGAGGTGACCAAGTTCCTGGTCTACAACGCCCGCAAGCGCCAGGTCGGCGGCGACCGCGCCGAAACCTATTTTGCCCGTACCGAATGCGTGGCGGGCGTGCAGGACATGCGTTTCCAGGAGCTGATGCCGGATGTGTTCCATTGGCTGGGCATCCGCCGCATCGACCGCTGGGCGTCGATGAGCAATATGAAGCATGGCGCGCTGGTGGCGCAGGGCATCGAGGTGGTCGAGCAGGTAGCGATCCCCGAGGCGCTGATCCCCGCCGACGCCCGTGTCGAGATCGACGCCAAGGTGGCCGCCGGCTACTTCACGCACTACACGCCGCCGGATGCGAACGAACTGGCCCTGGCAAAGGGCAGGGGGTTGAACGAATGA
- a CDS encoding URC4/urg3 family protein, translating to MTMYPEDRGAGNGRDGNGWLNPVPEGHPAAALLCAEAVRTHCAAVTEHVASGASELFTWHPDRVHAIADYVASTIRQRYPDLQVPYHSRWRHFESGGVDQRADRWQVLCERAALSGPEHREERARIGIDLVIPSVLLDAGAGPEWRYRDPGSDLVLTRSEGLGAASFDLFARGGFSAAPGDPLRADAERLQRIDADSIAHAFQVAQHNPLVGLEGRAGLLRRLGEVMQATPALFGRPARLGNLYDYLKAHAVGGDLDASFLLRTLLVGLGPVWPGRIVLEGVSLGDCWRHPAAPGGLVPFHKLTQWLTYSLLEPLEDAGLTVTGLDALTGLPEYRNGGLLYDFELMVPRDPGFAAEPHAVDEPVIVEWRALTVSGLDLVADGVRQALGLDEAQFPLARVLEGGTWAAGRRIAAKRRPGGAPPFAITSDGTVF from the coding sequence ATGACGATGTATCCCGAGGACCGCGGCGCCGGCAACGGGCGCGATGGCAACGGCTGGCTGAACCCGGTGCCGGAAGGGCACCCCGCTGCGGCGCTGCTGTGCGCCGAGGCGGTGCGCACCCATTGCGCGGCGGTCACCGAACACGTGGCCAGCGGCGCGTCCGAACTCTTCACCTGGCACCCGGACCGCGTGCATGCGATTGCCGATTACGTCGCCAGCACCATCCGGCAGCGCTACCCGGACCTGCAGGTGCCTTACCACAGCCGCTGGCGCCATTTCGAAAGCGGCGGCGTCGACCAGCGCGCGGACCGCTGGCAGGTGCTGTGCGAGCGCGCCGCGCTGAGCGGGCCCGAACACCGCGAGGAGCGCGCCCGCATCGGCATCGACCTGGTAATTCCCAGCGTGCTGCTCGACGCGGGCGCGGGCCCGGAGTGGCGCTACCGCGACCCGGGCAGCGACCTTGTTCTGACACGCTCCGAAGGACTGGGCGCGGCCAGCTTCGACCTGTTCGCGCGCGGCGGCTTTTCCGCGGCGCCGGGCGACCCGCTGCGCGCGGATGCCGAACGCCTGCAGCGCATCGACGCCGACAGCATTGCCCACGCCTTCCAGGTCGCGCAGCACAATCCGCTGGTGGGGCTGGAAGGCCGCGCCGGGCTGCTGCGCCGGCTGGGCGAGGTGATGCAGGCGACCCCGGCGCTGTTTGGCCGGCCGGCGCGGCTGGGCAATCTCTATGACTACCTGAAGGCGCACGCCGTCGGCGGCGACCTCGATGCCAGCTTCCTGCTGCGCACTTTGCTGGTCGGGCTGGGGCCGGTGTGGCCGGGGCGGATCGTGCTCGAGGGCGTGTCGCTGGGCGACTGCTGGCGCCATCCGGCGGCGCCGGGCGGGCTGGTGCCGTTCCACAAGCTGACCCAGTGGCTGACCTATTCGCTGCTGGAGCCGCTGGAAGACGCCGGCCTGACCGTGACCGGGCTGGATGCGCTGACCGGCCTGCCCGAATACCGCAACGGCGGCCTGCTGTACGACTTCGAGCTGATGGTGCCGCGCGATCCCGGCTTTGCCGCCGAGCCGCATGCGGTGGACGAGCCCGTCATCGTCGAATGGCGCGCGCTGACCGTCAGCGGGCTGGACCTGGTCGCCGATGGCGTGCGCCAGGCGCTGGGCCTTGACGAAGCGCAATTCCCGCTGGCGCGCGTGCTGGAAGGCGGCACCTGGGCCGCGGGACGGCGCATCGCCGCCAAGCGGCGCCCCGGCGGCGCGCCGCCGTTTGCCATCACCAGCGACGGCACGGTGTTCTGA
- a CDS encoding acyltransferase family protein, producing the protein MSPRPSRLPCIDALKAVSSQLIVLHHLAFYGPMSDTAYRLAPGLVDWLYDYARIAVQVFLVVSGFLAARSLAPNGRLETRQHPLSMLWRRYQKLVVPFAAALLLSMAGAAVARHWMAHDSIPASPTPGQFLAHLTLLHDILDVDALSAGVWYVAIDLQLFALLLGTLWAARAVSRGSARAGVAVSIGLVALAAVASLFWFNRDAAWDVWAVYFFGAYGMGTLAYWASAPGRPLLPLLLIGAVALAALVLDFRLRIAVALATALLLALARRGEWLERWPRARVVGYFGRISYSVFLVHFPVCLVVNALVSHLAPGQPVLNALGMAAAWALSNVAGAVFYRFVESAQPLAALRGMLGGRGDAAGESGPGSASRPTM; encoded by the coding sequence ATGAGCCCCCGTCCGTCGCGCCTGCCGTGCATCGACGCCCTGAAAGCCGTCAGCTCGCAACTGATTGTCCTGCACCACCTCGCCTTCTATGGACCGATGTCCGACACCGCGTACCGGCTGGCGCCGGGGCTGGTGGACTGGCTCTATGACTACGCCCGCATCGCGGTGCAGGTGTTCCTGGTGGTCAGCGGCTTCCTGGCGGCGCGCAGCCTGGCGCCGAACGGACGGCTCGAGACCCGCCAGCACCCGCTGTCGATGCTGTGGCGCCGCTACCAGAAGCTGGTGGTGCCGTTCGCCGCGGCGCTCCTGCTGAGCATGGCCGGCGCCGCCGTGGCGCGGCACTGGATGGCGCATGACTCGATCCCGGCGTCGCCCACGCCGGGCCAGTTCCTCGCGCACCTGACGCTGCTGCATGACATCCTCGACGTCGACGCGCTGTCGGCCGGGGTCTGGTACGTGGCCATCGACCTGCAATTGTTCGCGCTGCTGCTGGGCACGCTGTGGGCCGCCCGCGCGGTGTCGCGGGGCAGCGCGCGCGCGGGCGTTGCCGTCAGCATCGGCCTGGTGGCGCTGGCGGCGGTCGCGTCGCTGTTCTGGTTCAACCGGGATGCCGCGTGGGATGTCTGGGCGGTGTACTTCTTCGGCGCCTACGGCATGGGCACGCTGGCCTACTGGGCGTCAGCGCCGGGCCGGCCGCTGCTGCCGCTGCTGCTGATCGGCGCGGTGGCGCTGGCCGCGCTGGTGCTGGACTTCCGGCTGCGCATCGCCGTGGCGCTGGCCACCGCGCTGCTGCTGGCGCTGGCGCGCCGCGGCGAATGGCTGGAACGCTGGCCGCGGGCGCGCGTGGTGGGCTACTTCGGGCGGATTTCCTATTCCGTGTTCCTGGTCCATTTCCCGGTGTGCCTGGTGGTCAATGCGCTGGTGTCGCACCTGGCCCCGGGGCAGCCGGTGCTGAACGCGCTTGGCATGGCGGCGGCGTGGGCCCTCAGCAATGTGGCGGGTGCCGTGTTCTACCGCTTCGTCGAAAGCGCGCAGCCGCTCGCGGCACTGCGCGGGATGCTGGGCGGACGCGGCGACGCGGCAGGCGAATCGGGCCCCGGGTCGGCAAGCCGTCCGACCATGTAA